Proteins from a single region of Synchiropus splendidus isolate RoL2022-P1 chromosome 3, RoL_Sspl_1.0, whole genome shotgun sequence:
- the rrs1 gene encoding ribosome biogenesis regulatory protein homolog codes for MAACNVVELLAKAEEEEAERLKSISVNKELELEFDIGNLLAFDKNRVDVRDFRSQKKEDFLHALARDNTQLLVNEIWKLPSERKEEAIVVKLPEPSTPLPREKPPPKPKPPTKWEQFAKLKGIQKKKKTSLVWDETAKEWKRRWGYKRAKDDTKEWLIEVPQTADPNEDQFAKRVTAKKERVAKNELNRLRNIARAQKVKVPGVGLATSTHQSKDELVRAASVARTSTASAGRFQEGLPKEKPVKNQGKKRKFQPLIGDFSAEKQKQLDLLTLMGSKKPKLDITKAVNKQMREDDREEAAAKHRKGAGKKGGRGAVGGKGRGKGKGKGGAGGRAKGGKPGGGNKRSRPGKK; via the coding sequence ATGGCTGCGTGTAATGTTGTTGAGCTGCTGGCGAaagctgaggaagaagaggccgAGCGGCTCAAAAGCATATCAGTCAACAAAGAGCTTGAGCTGGAGTTTGACATCGGAAACCTGCTCGCGTTTGACAAAAACCGTGTCGACGTACGGGACTTCAGATCGCAGAAGAAGGAGGACTTTCTCCACGCTTTAGCCCGGGACAACACGCAGCTCCTCGTCAACGAGATCTGGAAACTTCCCTCCGAGAGGAAAGAAGAGGCGATTGTGGTGAAACTGCCGGAGCCGTCGACCCCTCTGCCTCGAGAAAAGCCGCCTCCGAAGCCCAAACCTCCGACTAAATGGGAGCAGTTCGCCAAACTGAAGGGcatccagaagaagaagaagacgagcCTGGTCTGGGACGAGACTGCCAAGGAGTGGAAGCGGCGCTGGGGCTACAAGCGAGCTAAAGATGACACCAAGGAGTGGCTGATCGAAGTCCCCCAAACCGCAGACCCTAACGAGGACCAGTTCGCCAAGCGCGTGACAGCCAAGAAGGAGCGAGTGGCCAAGAATGAACTGAACCGCCTCCGGAACATCGCTCGGGCTCAGAAAGTCAAGGTTCCCGGGGTTGGACTGGCGACGTCCACGCACCAGTCTAAGGACGAGCTGGTCCGAGCTGCGTCTGTGGCCAGAACCTCCACCGCCTCGGCGGGCAGATTCCAGGAAGGCCTGCCCAAGGAGAAGCCAGTCAAGAACCaggggaagaagaggaagttcCAGCCTCTGATTGGGGACTTTTCTGcggagaagcagaagcagctggaCCTGCTGACGTTGATGGGAAGTAAGAAGCCCAAGCTGGACATCACCAAGGCTGTGAACAAGCAGATGAGGGAGGATGACAGAGAGGAGGCTGCAGCCAAGCACAGGAAGGGAGCGGGGAAGAAAGGAGGCAGGGGCGCTGTTGGGGGGAAGGGGAGGGGAAAAGGCAAGGGGAAGGGGGGAGCAGGTGGGCGAGCCAAAGGTGGCAAACCGGGCGGGGGAAATAAAAGGTCCAGACCTGGGAAGAAGTGA
- the si:dkey-97a13.12 gene encoding uncharacterized protein si:dkey-97a13.12: MGSGGALRIDPFISSHCCSGLVSCIYFKIKGEEGAREHRSVCESQIFRMHHIYMHSNEQFEVFTTVLAPQGRCRYRTDAEKMVVVHSYKPQWPDEVELSAGDVILVLSKHEEGRWFGRLQDGQQGYFPASCVMELGQVNLPPRALRRCASLRGLDSDWGPRSRGTSGHIRQALKRGSKGGGGGGGGDLVLDGGPIPEQRHHHITVPQPVASQAHRSPGLLHRILSKCRRKSECQGTANGAFEGD; encoded by the exons ATGGGCAGTGGAGGTG CACTGAGGATTGACCCTTTTAtctccagtcactgctgcaGTGGATTAGTCAgctgcatttattttaagatCAAGGGAGAAGAGGGAGCGCGGGAGCATCGCTCAGTGTGCGAGAGTCAGATCTTCAGGATGCATCACATCTACATGCACAGCAATGAGCAATTTGAGGTCTTCACCACTGTCCTCGCCCCTCAAG GGAGATGCCGGTACAGAACTGATGCAGAAAAG ATGGTAGTGGTGCACAGCTACAAGCCGCAGTGGCCGGATGAAGTGGAGCTCTCTGCTGGTGACGTCATCTTGGTTCTGTCCAAACATGAGGAGGGAAGATGGTTCGGGCGGCTGCAGGACGGTCAGCAAGGCTACTTCCCCGCCTCCTGTGTGATGGAACTGGGCCAG GTGAACCTTCCTCCCAGAGCTTTACGGAGATGCGCATCTCTGAGAGGCCTGGACAGTGACTGGGGCCCGCGCAGCAGAGGCACAAG TGGACACATTCGGCAGGCGCTCAAGAGAGGGagcaaaggaggaggaggaggaggtggaggggacCTGGTCCTGGATGGGGGCCCCATCCCAGAGCAGAGGCACCACCACATCACAGTTCCTCAACCTGTGGCCTCCCAGGCTCACAGGTCCCCGGGTCTGCTCCACAGGATCTTGTCCAAGTGCCGGAGAAAGAGTGAATGCCAGGGCACGGCCAACGGGGCCTTCGAAGGAGACTGA
- the mybl1 gene encoding myb-related protein A isoform X3, with protein MDNVKTHSNDEDEELHSTDPETKEKGKDKKALSKIKWSRDEDEKLKKLVEQHGTDSWKLIANYFLGRTDGQCQHRWQKVLNPELVKGPWTKEEDQKVIDLVHKYGPKRWSVIAKHLQGRIGKQCRERWHNHLNPEVKKSSWTQEEDRIIYEAHKRLGNRWAEISKLLPGRTDNSIKNHWNSTMRRKVEHEGYLQDGGKSFTSSHSGTKRRPHSQCPVASEAQPCDRSPLPVTGASQIPGYNFDPHGHPMMDSLLDNPDFLLGMEPYSSWSDSMSDDTLTTSSSSLEEQAERRQWRDPDTRRAPPPRLAVSPSKFLSVEASSVLSTLQSIPDFAETMELMDSEHVPWNDAGTFGSPQHNQPGYSALSQEKTSDNSSDAASLSTFKLSKPTLTSTARRRDRVESSLLCERICSSFLENLPNSPKKTPTKSLPFTPSRICNLSDHLNLENPALTSTPVCGQKCLLNTPLHKETTPKHQKENEGPRTPKYRKTIMIPTPRTPTPFKNALAAQEKMHGPLRIEPQPLAFLEEDIREVLKQETGTDIFNRTDFQTDYRMWKHNMDGPARKVRKSLVLEPWGKDHLNVQLFQEQLNNAQVAEESLLTSSSLSTIGPEQEENQQPLTSGEQESSPGNPHRLSSPRVKKRPSPRKASKQVAQVEQFHMSVSVSKDVNLGCFSWQVSEWEAVVYGKTEDQLIMTEQARQYLNPYLSSGPTSRALVL; from the exons ATGGACAACGTGAAGACACACAG caatgatgaagatgaggagcttCACTCCACAGACCCTGAAACTAAGGAGAAAGGAAAAGACAAAAAGGCTCTGTCTAAAATAAAGTGGTCTCGTGATGAG GATGAGAAACTGAAGAAGCTCGTGGAGCAGCACGGCACAGACTCCTGGAAATTGATTGCTAACTACTTCCTG gggaggacAGATGGCCAGTGTCAGCACCGCTGGCAGAAGGTGCTCAACCCTGAACTGGTGAAAGGACCCTGGACAAAAGAGGAGGATCAGAAG GTCATCGACCTGGTGCACAAATATGGCCCCAAGCGCTGGTCCGTGATCGCGAAGCACCTCCAAGGCAGGATTGGGAAGCAGTGCCGTGAACGCTGGCACAATCACCTCAACCCAGAGGTGAAGAAGTCGTCCTGGACTCAAGAGGAGGACAGAATTATCTACGAAGCCCACAAGAGGCTGGGCAACCGTTGGGCGGAGATCTCCAAACTTCTTCCTGGCCG GACGGACAATTCCATCAAAAACCACTGGAATTCAACCATGAGGAGGAAAGTGGAACACGAGGGCTATTTGCAGGACGGAGGCAAGAGCTTCACCTCCTCTCACTCTGGAACGAAGAGGCGACCTCACTCCCAGTGTCCTGTAGCATCGGAGGCCCAGCCGTGCGACCGCAGCCCGCTGCCTGTGACGGGAGCCAGCCAG ATACCAGGATATAACTTCGATCCTCACGGTCATCCCATGATGGACAGTCTTCTTGACAATCCTGACTTCCTGCTG GGCATGGAACCCTACTCTTCCTGGTCTGACAGCATGTCTGACGACACACTGaccacaagcagcagcagcctggagGAGCAGGCGGAGAGAAGACAGTGGAGGGACCCTGACACACGCCGGGCGCCGCCGCCACGACTCGCTGTCTCCCCCAGCAAGTTCCTGTCTGTGGAGGCCAGTTCCGTTCTCTCCACTCTGCAGTCCATCCCAGATTTTGCTGAGACGATGGAGCTCATGGACTCC GAGCATGTTCCATGGAACGACGCCGGCACTTTTGGCTCGCCCCAACATAACCAGCCGGGATACAGCGCCCTCTCGCAGGAGAAGACTTCTGACAATTCATCAGACGCCGCCAGCCTGAGCACCTTCAAGCTGTCTAAGCCCACCCTGACATCCACAGCGAGAAGAAGAGACAGAGTGGAATCATCTCTGTTATGCGAAAGAATCTGCTCCTCGTTTTTGGAAAACCTCCCCAACTCTCCCAAGAAAACGCCCACAAAGTCGTTGCCCTTCACTCCATCACGG ATATGCAACTTGTCAGACCATCTGAACCTCGAAAACCCAGCCCTCACATCCACACCAGTGTGTGGCCAAAAATGTCTTCTTAACACACCTCTTCACAAAGAGACGACACCGAAGCACCAGAAGGAGAACGAAGG GCCCAGGACTCCGAAGTACCGCAAGACCATCATGATCCCAACACCACGGACTCCGACTCCCTTTAAAAATGCTTTGGCTGCTCAGGAGAAGATGCATGGACCTCTAAGGATTGAG CCACAGCCGCTGGCATTCTTAGAAGAAGACATCCGGGAAGTCCTGAAGCAGGAGACTGGAACAGACATCTTCAACAGAACAGACTTCCAGACGGACTACAGAATGTGGAAACACAAT ATGGACGGTCCAGCCAGGAAAGTGCGCAAGTCTCTGGTCCTGGAGCCCTGGGGCAAAGATCATCTCAACGTCCAGCTCTTCCAAGAGCAGCTCAACAACGCACAG GTTGCAGAGGAAAGTCTCCTGACAAGCTCCTCTCTCAGTACCATTGGCCCAGAACAAGAAGAGAATCAGCAGCCTCTGACCTCAGGGGAGCAGGAGAGCTCTCCGGGGAACCCTCATCGCCTGTCCAGCCCGAGGGTCAAGAAGCGTCCGTCGCCCAGGAAAGCCTCAAAACAAGTCGCTCAGGTAGAGCAGTTTCATATGAGTGTGAGCGTCAGCAAAGATGTCAACCTGGGTTGCTTTTCTTGGCAGGTGAGCGAATGGGAAGCTGTGGTTTACGGGAAAACCGAGGACCAGCTGATCATGACAGAACAGGCACGTCAGTACCTGAACCCCTACTTGTCATCAGGGCCCACGTCGAGGGCCCTCGTACTCTAA
- the mybl1 gene encoding myb-related protein A isoform X2 produces MDNVKTHSNDEDEELHSTDPETKEKGKDKKALSKIKWSRDEDEKLKKLVEQHGTDSWKLIANYFLGRTDGQCQHRWQKVLNPELVKGPWTKEEDQKVIDLVHKYGPKRWSVIAKHLQGRIGKQCRERWHNHLNPEVKKSSWTQEEDRIIYEAHKRLGNRWAEISKLLPGRTDNSIKNHWNSTMRRKVEHEGYLQDGGKSFTSSHSGTKRRPHSQCPVASEAQPCDRSPLPVTGASQIPGYNFDPHGHPMMDSLLDNPDFLLSSCPDDPDREQRIKELELLLMSAENEVQQQCRGPRGMEPYSSWSDSMSDDTLTTSSSSLEEQAERRQWRDPDTRRAPPPRLAVSPSKFLSVEASSVLSTLQSIPDFAETMELMDSEHVPWNDAGTFGSPQHNQPGYSALSQEKTSDNSSDAASLSTFKLSKPTLTSTARRRDRVESSLLCERICSSFLENLPNSPKKTPTKSLPFTPSRICNLSDHLNLENPALTSTPVCGQKCLLNTPLHKETTPKHQKENEGPRTPKYRKTIMIPTPRTPTPFKNALAAQEKMHGPLRIEPQPLAFLEEDIREVLKQETGTDIFNRTDFQTDYRMWKHNMDGPARKVRKSLVLEPWGKDHLNVQLFQEQLNNAQVAEESLLTSSSLSTIGPEQEENQQPLTSGEQESSPGNPHRLSSPRVKKRPSPRKASKQVAQVSEWEAVVYGKTEDQLIMTEQARQYLNPYLSSGPTSRALVL; encoded by the exons ATGGACAACGTGAAGACACACAG caatgatgaagatgaggagcttCACTCCACAGACCCTGAAACTAAGGAGAAAGGAAAAGACAAAAAGGCTCTGTCTAAAATAAAGTGGTCTCGTGATGAG GATGAGAAACTGAAGAAGCTCGTGGAGCAGCACGGCACAGACTCCTGGAAATTGATTGCTAACTACTTCCTG gggaggacAGATGGCCAGTGTCAGCACCGCTGGCAGAAGGTGCTCAACCCTGAACTGGTGAAAGGACCCTGGACAAAAGAGGAGGATCAGAAG GTCATCGACCTGGTGCACAAATATGGCCCCAAGCGCTGGTCCGTGATCGCGAAGCACCTCCAAGGCAGGATTGGGAAGCAGTGCCGTGAACGCTGGCACAATCACCTCAACCCAGAGGTGAAGAAGTCGTCCTGGACTCAAGAGGAGGACAGAATTATCTACGAAGCCCACAAGAGGCTGGGCAACCGTTGGGCGGAGATCTCCAAACTTCTTCCTGGCCG GACGGACAATTCCATCAAAAACCACTGGAATTCAACCATGAGGAGGAAAGTGGAACACGAGGGCTATTTGCAGGACGGAGGCAAGAGCTTCACCTCCTCTCACTCTGGAACGAAGAGGCGACCTCACTCCCAGTGTCCTGTAGCATCGGAGGCCCAGCCGTGCGACCGCAGCCCGCTGCCTGTGACGGGAGCCAGCCAG ATACCAGGATATAACTTCGATCCTCACGGTCATCCCATGATGGACAGTCTTCTTGACAATCCTGACTTCCTGCTG TCGTCGTGCCCGGATGACCCCGACAGAGAACAAAGAATTAAGGAGCTTGAGCTGCTGCTTATGTCAGCAGAGAATGAAGTCCAACAACAATGCAGAGGTCCACGT GGCATGGAACCCTACTCTTCCTGGTCTGACAGCATGTCTGACGACACACTGaccacaagcagcagcagcctggagGAGCAGGCGGAGAGAAGACAGTGGAGGGACCCTGACACACGCCGGGCGCCGCCGCCACGACTCGCTGTCTCCCCCAGCAAGTTCCTGTCTGTGGAGGCCAGTTCCGTTCTCTCCACTCTGCAGTCCATCCCAGATTTTGCTGAGACGATGGAGCTCATGGACTCC GAGCATGTTCCATGGAACGACGCCGGCACTTTTGGCTCGCCCCAACATAACCAGCCGGGATACAGCGCCCTCTCGCAGGAGAAGACTTCTGACAATTCATCAGACGCCGCCAGCCTGAGCACCTTCAAGCTGTCTAAGCCCACCCTGACATCCACAGCGAGAAGAAGAGACAGAGTGGAATCATCTCTGTTATGCGAAAGAATCTGCTCCTCGTTTTTGGAAAACCTCCCCAACTCTCCCAAGAAAACGCCCACAAAGTCGTTGCCCTTCACTCCATCACGG ATATGCAACTTGTCAGACCATCTGAACCTCGAAAACCCAGCCCTCACATCCACACCAGTGTGTGGCCAAAAATGTCTTCTTAACACACCTCTTCACAAAGAGACGACACCGAAGCACCAGAAGGAGAACGAAGG GCCCAGGACTCCGAAGTACCGCAAGACCATCATGATCCCAACACCACGGACTCCGACTCCCTTTAAAAATGCTTTGGCTGCTCAGGAGAAGATGCATGGACCTCTAAGGATTGAG CCACAGCCGCTGGCATTCTTAGAAGAAGACATCCGGGAAGTCCTGAAGCAGGAGACTGGAACAGACATCTTCAACAGAACAGACTTCCAGACGGACTACAGAATGTGGAAACACAAT ATGGACGGTCCAGCCAGGAAAGTGCGCAAGTCTCTGGTCCTGGAGCCCTGGGGCAAAGATCATCTCAACGTCCAGCTCTTCCAAGAGCAGCTCAACAACGCACAG GTTGCAGAGGAAAGTCTCCTGACAAGCTCCTCTCTCAGTACCATTGGCCCAGAACAAGAAGAGAATCAGCAGCCTCTGACCTCAGGGGAGCAGGAGAGCTCTCCGGGGAACCCTCATCGCCTGTCCAGCCCGAGGGTCAAGAAGCGTCCGTCGCCCAGGAAAGCCTCAAAACAAGTCGCTCAG GTGAGCGAATGGGAAGCTGTGGTTTACGGGAAAACCGAGGACCAGCTGATCATGACAGAACAGGCACGTCAGTACCTGAACCCCTACTTGTCATCAGGGCCCACGTCGAGGGCCCTCGTACTCTAA
- the mybl1 gene encoding myb-related protein A isoform X1, with protein MDNVKTHSNDEDEELHSTDPETKEKGKDKKALSKIKWSRDEDEKLKKLVEQHGTDSWKLIANYFLGRTDGQCQHRWQKVLNPELVKGPWTKEEDQKVIDLVHKYGPKRWSVIAKHLQGRIGKQCRERWHNHLNPEVKKSSWTQEEDRIIYEAHKRLGNRWAEISKLLPGRTDNSIKNHWNSTMRRKVEHEGYLQDGGKSFTSSHSGTKRRPHSQCPVASEAQPCDRSPLPVTGASQIPGYNFDPHGHPMMDSLLDNPDFLLSSCPDDPDREQRIKELELLLMSAENEVQQQCRGPRGMEPYSSWSDSMSDDTLTTSSSSLEEQAERRQWRDPDTRRAPPPRLAVSPSKFLSVEASSVLSTLQSIPDFAETMELMDSEHVPWNDAGTFGSPQHNQPGYSALSQEKTSDNSSDAASLSTFKLSKPTLTSTARRRDRVESSLLCERICSSFLENLPNSPKKTPTKSLPFTPSRICNLSDHLNLENPALTSTPVCGQKCLLNTPLHKETTPKHQKENEGPRTPKYRKTIMIPTPRTPTPFKNALAAQEKMHGPLRIEPQPLAFLEEDIREVLKQETGTDIFNRTDFQTDYRMWKHNMDGPARKVRKSLVLEPWGKDHLNVQLFQEQLNNAQVAEESLLTSSSLSTIGPEQEENQQPLTSGEQESSPGNPHRLSSPRVKKRPSPRKASKQVAQVEQFHMSVSVSKDVNLGCFSWQVSEWEAVVYGKTEDQLIMTEQARQYLNPYLSSGPTSRALVL; from the exons ATGGACAACGTGAAGACACACAG caatgatgaagatgaggagcttCACTCCACAGACCCTGAAACTAAGGAGAAAGGAAAAGACAAAAAGGCTCTGTCTAAAATAAAGTGGTCTCGTGATGAG GATGAGAAACTGAAGAAGCTCGTGGAGCAGCACGGCACAGACTCCTGGAAATTGATTGCTAACTACTTCCTG gggaggacAGATGGCCAGTGTCAGCACCGCTGGCAGAAGGTGCTCAACCCTGAACTGGTGAAAGGACCCTGGACAAAAGAGGAGGATCAGAAG GTCATCGACCTGGTGCACAAATATGGCCCCAAGCGCTGGTCCGTGATCGCGAAGCACCTCCAAGGCAGGATTGGGAAGCAGTGCCGTGAACGCTGGCACAATCACCTCAACCCAGAGGTGAAGAAGTCGTCCTGGACTCAAGAGGAGGACAGAATTATCTACGAAGCCCACAAGAGGCTGGGCAACCGTTGGGCGGAGATCTCCAAACTTCTTCCTGGCCG GACGGACAATTCCATCAAAAACCACTGGAATTCAACCATGAGGAGGAAAGTGGAACACGAGGGCTATTTGCAGGACGGAGGCAAGAGCTTCACCTCCTCTCACTCTGGAACGAAGAGGCGACCTCACTCCCAGTGTCCTGTAGCATCGGAGGCCCAGCCGTGCGACCGCAGCCCGCTGCCTGTGACGGGAGCCAGCCAG ATACCAGGATATAACTTCGATCCTCACGGTCATCCCATGATGGACAGTCTTCTTGACAATCCTGACTTCCTGCTG TCGTCGTGCCCGGATGACCCCGACAGAGAACAAAGAATTAAGGAGCTTGAGCTGCTGCTTATGTCAGCAGAGAATGAAGTCCAACAACAATGCAGAGGTCCACGT GGCATGGAACCCTACTCTTCCTGGTCTGACAGCATGTCTGACGACACACTGaccacaagcagcagcagcctggagGAGCAGGCGGAGAGAAGACAGTGGAGGGACCCTGACACACGCCGGGCGCCGCCGCCACGACTCGCTGTCTCCCCCAGCAAGTTCCTGTCTGTGGAGGCCAGTTCCGTTCTCTCCACTCTGCAGTCCATCCCAGATTTTGCTGAGACGATGGAGCTCATGGACTCC GAGCATGTTCCATGGAACGACGCCGGCACTTTTGGCTCGCCCCAACATAACCAGCCGGGATACAGCGCCCTCTCGCAGGAGAAGACTTCTGACAATTCATCAGACGCCGCCAGCCTGAGCACCTTCAAGCTGTCTAAGCCCACCCTGACATCCACAGCGAGAAGAAGAGACAGAGTGGAATCATCTCTGTTATGCGAAAGAATCTGCTCCTCGTTTTTGGAAAACCTCCCCAACTCTCCCAAGAAAACGCCCACAAAGTCGTTGCCCTTCACTCCATCACGG ATATGCAACTTGTCAGACCATCTGAACCTCGAAAACCCAGCCCTCACATCCACACCAGTGTGTGGCCAAAAATGTCTTCTTAACACACCTCTTCACAAAGAGACGACACCGAAGCACCAGAAGGAGAACGAAGG GCCCAGGACTCCGAAGTACCGCAAGACCATCATGATCCCAACACCACGGACTCCGACTCCCTTTAAAAATGCTTTGGCTGCTCAGGAGAAGATGCATGGACCTCTAAGGATTGAG CCACAGCCGCTGGCATTCTTAGAAGAAGACATCCGGGAAGTCCTGAAGCAGGAGACTGGAACAGACATCTTCAACAGAACAGACTTCCAGACGGACTACAGAATGTGGAAACACAAT ATGGACGGTCCAGCCAGGAAAGTGCGCAAGTCTCTGGTCCTGGAGCCCTGGGGCAAAGATCATCTCAACGTCCAGCTCTTCCAAGAGCAGCTCAACAACGCACAG GTTGCAGAGGAAAGTCTCCTGACAAGCTCCTCTCTCAGTACCATTGGCCCAGAACAAGAAGAGAATCAGCAGCCTCTGACCTCAGGGGAGCAGGAGAGCTCTCCGGGGAACCCTCATCGCCTGTCCAGCCCGAGGGTCAAGAAGCGTCCGTCGCCCAGGAAAGCCTCAAAACAAGTCGCTCAGGTAGAGCAGTTTCATATGAGTGTGAGCGTCAGCAAAGATGTCAACCTGGGTTGCTTTTCTTGGCAGGTGAGCGAATGGGAAGCTGTGGTTTACGGGAAAACCGAGGACCAGCTGATCATGACAGAACAGGCACGTCAGTACCTGAACCCCTACTTGTCATCAGGGCCCACGTCGAGGGCCCTCGTACTCTAA
- the sgk3 gene encoding serine/threonine-protein kinase Sgk3: MPAVAKMEEHSSLPNVSIPCHDEQRDKKKRYTVYKVIVSVGQHEWFVFRRYAEFDKLYNTLRKQFPSMNLKIPAKRIFGDNFEPEFIKQRRAGLHEFIKKILSHPELSSHPDVRAFLLMDRLRSLSDASEDEEDKNSGVSRNINLGPSGNPHAKPTDFDFLKVIGKGSFGKVFLAKRKHDQKYYAVKVLQKKVIVNRKEQKHIMAERNVLLKNVKHPFLVGLHYSFQTKDKLYFVLDFINGGELFFHLQKERTFPEPRAKFYIAEMASALGYLHSLNIVYRDLKPENILLDYEGHIVLTDFGLCKEGISLSDTTTTFCGTPEYLAPEVLRKQAYDNTVDWWCLGSVLYEMLYGLPPFYSRDTHEMYDNILHKPLVMRAGASSSAWSLLQGLLEKDGTYRLGSRDDFNEIKEHSFFACINWDDLEGKKIPPPFKPTVSSYSDISNFDPEFTEEIVPNSICWSQEHSIVNASVMEADDAFVGFSYAPPSEDSFL, from the exons ATGCCAGCTGTTGCTAAGATGGAGGAGCACTCCAGTCTCCCGAACGTCAGCATTCCATGCCACGACGAGCAGAGGGACAAGAAGAAACGCTACACG GTGTACAAAGTTATAGTCAGTGTTGGACAGCATGAGTGGTTCGTCTTCAGGAGATATGCAGAGTTTGATAAACTTTACAACACA TTAAGGAAACAGTTTCCATCTATGAACCTGAAAATTCCTGCCAAAAGAATATTTGGGGACAATTTTGAGCCAG AGTTTATTAAGCAGAGGAGAGCAGGGCTCCATGAGTTCATCAAGAAAATATTGTCACATCCTGAACTGTCCAGCCA CCCAGATGTAAGGGCTTTCCTTTTGATGGACAGATTGCGAAGCCTCTCTGATGcttctgaggatgaagaggacaaA AACAGTGGAGTTTCTAGAAACATTAACCTTGGGCCGTCTGGAAACCCTCA tgcCAAGCCCACAGACTTTGACTTTCTAAAGGTCATAGGAAAAGGAAGTTTTGGAAAG GTTTTCCTTGCCAAAAGGAAACACGACCAGAAGTATTATGCCGTCAAAGTCCTACAGAAAAAGGTCATCGTCAACAGAAAGGAG CAAAAGCACATCATGGCTGAGCGCAACGTGCTCCTGAAGAATGTCAAGCACCCATTCCTGGTGGGACTCCATTACTCCTTTCAGACAAAAGACAAGTTGTATTTTGTCTTGGATTTCATCAACGGTGGAGAG CTGTTCTTCCACCTTCAAAAAGAGCGAACCTTTCCAGAGCCCAGAGCAAAGTTCTACATTGCTGAAATGGCCAGTGCTCTTGGGTATCTCCACTCGCTCAACATCGTTTACAG GGACTTGAAGCCAGAAAACATCCTTCTTGACTATGAG GGACATATCGTTTTGACCGACTTTGGGTTGTGCAAGGAAGGGATTTCCCTGTCTGATACCACCACCACATTTTGTGGAACTCCCGAG tATTTGGCTCCAGAGGTCCTGAGGAAGCAGGCGTATGACAACACCGTGGACTGGTGGTGTCTTGGCTCCGTGCTGTATGAGATGCTGTATGGCCTC CCACCATTTTATAGCAGAGATACTCATGAGATGTACGACAACATCCTCCATAAACCATTAGTGATGCGCGCAGGAGCCTCCAGTTCTGCCTGGTCTCTCCTTCAGGGTCTGTTGGAGAAAGATGGAACCTACAGACTGGGGTCCAGAGACGACTTT aatGAGATCAAAGAACACAGCTTCTTTGCCTGCATCAACTGGGATGATCTGGAAGGCAAGAAAATCCCTCCCCCATTCAAGCCTACTGTG AGCTCGTATTCTGATATCTCCAACTTTGATCCTGAGTTTACCGAGGAGATAGTTCCCAACTCCATCTGTTGGTCTCAAGAACATTCCATCGTCAATGCCAGTGTCATGGAGGCTGATGACGCCTTCGTGGGATTCTCCTACGCACCCCCCTCTGAAGACTCTTTCCTCTGA